One genomic region from Fusobacterium sp. DD2 encodes:
- a CDS encoding terminase small subunit encodes MLKVSELEGTKQQALLLFIQLRESKFGKTKKAKIEEIAKRIHKPYKTIDTWIRKYLKNFEEYLSEIVDKKTLKVLDFKGLTEKESKYVSARICGYSKKDALLYAGYSNKTKAADIEKRPKIQALMVELRNNLKEDVKLSASVVINRLSDIADKSMQGIEYTEIEEHDEVNPDGIKKYTKKNKKIVVSPAAAVSALGTISKMLGYDTALELDVTSKTKELNDKLTELKAKSLEKELENKEEVKVLK; translated from the coding sequence ATGTTAAAAGTAAGTGAATTAGAAGGAACAAAGCAACAAGCACTGTTATTATTCATTCAGTTAAGAGAAAGCAAATTTGGGAAGACCAAGAAAGCAAAGATAGAAGAAATAGCCAAGAGAATACATAAACCATATAAAACTATAGATACCTGGATAAGAAAATATTTAAAAAATTTTGAAGAATATCTATCTGAAATTGTAGATAAAAAAACTTTAAAAGTCTTAGATTTTAAGGGGTTGACAGAAAAAGAAAGTAAATATGTATCAGCTAGAATATGCGGATATAGTAAAAAAGATGCACTTTTGTATGCTGGCTATTCAAATAAAACAAAAGCTGCTGATATTGAAAAAAGACCAAAGATACAGGCACTAATGGTAGAACTGAGAAATAATTTAAAAGAAGACGTTAAACTCTCAGCTAGTGTAGTAATCAATAGGTTAAGTGATATAGCAGATAAAAGTATGCAAGGCATAGAATACACTGAGATTGAAGAGCATGATGAAGTTAATCCAGATGGAATAAAAAAATATACTAAGAAAAATAAAAAAATTGTTGTAAGTCCTGCTGCAGCTGTTTCTGCACTAGGAACAATAAGTAAGATGTTAGGCTATGATACAGCTTTAGAATTGGATGTTACCAGCAAGACTAAGGAACTAAATGACAAGCTAACAGAACTAAAAGCAAAGAGTCTAGAGAAAGAACTTGAAAATAAAGAAGAAGTTAAGGTTTTAAAGTAA